From a single Oceanispirochaeta sp. M1 genomic region:
- a CDS encoding sensor histidine kinase has protein sequence MSRLRTSNSLKAKLLYYFVFSMSFTVISFGIILTLSLSLQDIADERFEDEQSLHILQVQLDEIQEPIESYLGFYSSSSLAQLLYASETIKDTLPDKRVIIDDESELLKRDIYFLIDSYLLQVNQLIEMKRGRNVPGYTQGFEDLSILYNYITDKINEVSLKGFRSQLGEYRSFLELFRAIQMYSLILIVLIMAFAFSLLMKNVNTISFPIHQLSLMAGKISDGDFDMEDVQFDSVDEINHVASAFNEMKNSISHYINELKKQKDIEQQIMTERVRNLNMEQLLKRMELYTMQAQMNPHFLFNTINTGVQLAIVEEAEKTADFMENLAALFRYNIREKKFFVPLRHEYDGLMSYFNILKIRFPKTLRLELDINEELLDDFTCPAMALQPIVENSVLHAFKNKEGIGTVSVSIEYNHPILRISVKDDGIGIPEKTVKALLTPHTHDYQLSSKVMGLENVIQRCYFFYPEVENVVEIHSEIGRGTDIIININTEVEPCIGL, from the coding sequence GTGAGTAGACTCCGCACAAGCAATTCCCTCAAGGCAAAATTGCTCTATTATTTTGTTTTCTCCATGTCTTTCACCGTGATCTCTTTCGGCATAATTCTCACCTTGTCTCTCTCTCTGCAGGATATAGCCGATGAGCGCTTTGAAGATGAGCAATCCCTTCACATTCTGCAGGTACAGCTGGATGAAATACAGGAACCAATCGAAAGTTATCTCGGTTTTTATTCTTCTTCATCCCTGGCTCAGCTCCTCTATGCTTCGGAAACAATTAAAGATACTCTTCCCGATAAACGGGTTATCATCGATGATGAATCAGAATTATTGAAAAGGGATATCTACTTTCTCATAGATTCCTATCTGCTTCAGGTGAATCAGCTTATTGAAATGAAGCGGGGCAGGAATGTTCCGGGATACACACAGGGCTTTGAAGATCTGTCCATCCTCTACAATTATATCACCGATAAAATCAACGAAGTCAGTCTGAAGGGTTTTAGAAGTCAATTGGGCGAATACCGGAGTTTTCTCGAACTGTTCCGGGCAATCCAGATGTATAGTCTCATTCTCATCGTGCTTATTATGGCATTTGCCTTCTCCTTACTTATGAAAAATGTGAATACCATCTCATTTCCCATTCATCAACTCTCGCTGATGGCAGGGAAAATCTCCGATGGGGATTTTGATATGGAGGATGTCCAGTTTGACTCGGTTGATGAAATCAATCATGTAGCATCAGCTTTTAATGAAATGAAAAATAGCATCAGCCACTATATTAACGAATTGAAAAAGCAGAAAGATATCGAGCAGCAGATCATGACTGAGAGAGTCCGGAACCTCAATATGGAGCAGCTTCTCAAGAGAATGGAACTATACACAATGCAGGCTCAAATGAATCCACATTTTCTCTTTAATACCATTAATACAGGGGTTCAGCTCGCCATTGTTGAAGAGGCAGAGAAAACAGCAGACTTTATGGAAAATCTAGCTGCACTTTTCCGATATAACATTAGGGAAAAGAAGTTCTTTGTTCCATTGCGTCATGAATACGATGGGTTAATGTCCTATTTTAATATTCTGAAAATCCGTTTCCCCAAAACCCTTCGCCTCGAATTGGATATCAACGAGGAACTGCTTGATGATTTCACTTGTCCCGCTATGGCGTTGCAGCCAATCGTAGAAAACTCGGTTCTACACGCCTTTAAAAACAAAGAGGGAATAGGTACTGTCTCTGTTTCTATTGAATACAATCACCCGATTTTACGGATTTCTGTAAAAGATGACGGAATTGGAATTCCGGAAAAAACTGTAAAAGCTCTTTTGACACCCCATACTCATGACTATCAGCTCAGCTCAAAAGTGATGGGACTGGAGAATGTCATACAGCGCTGTTATTTCTTCTACCCTGAAGTCGAAAATGTTGTGGAAATCCACAGTGAAATTGGCAGAGGTACAGACATTATCATCAATATCAACACAGAGGTGGAACCATGTATAGGGTTATGA
- a CDS encoding response regulator produces the protein MYRVMIVDDEEPVLDSFSFILTKYVNDFSLCGKARSGTEAIKEIKEKNPDVVFMDIQMPGMDGIETIRQLRPLFPHIIFILATAYERFDIAQKAIQLGVFSYLVKPVSKNKILEELDKVKKNLDKRKKESDNLLEEEQFLKRTRNENLNNFLTSLIWKNPDESSWNDFCHLFSINCERAAISLIGGLSSVSEEIRRDLYGNLVQKIQYKYNCLSSELGDKLILFFPEEREMKDLDKQLRLIINEVNKVNLVLGLGGSYHFSEITKSVSEAFRPFSDSDESENKRNREQRKIFSVFKGILCNDRNKGEELFKNFWVEKFKQDEFGVAKGKMVALFTLLLHDTENHILIRSNFNIDPAEEIMPLKTMDEWELWAVSAMTELFNLLDLQKSQTYPKPLKKALAYIAENYSHQLQLTSVAEECSVTGSYLSRLFSEHMDTKFIDYINRYRVDQAVLLLRDENISIKEASFMVGYQNPNYFSRIFRKIMGISPSDLGKRSTV, from the coding sequence ATGTATAGGGTTATGATTGTAGATGATGAAGAACCTGTATTGGACAGCTTCAGTTTTATCTTGACAAAATATGTCAATGATTTTTCACTATGCGGTAAAGCCAGATCAGGAACAGAAGCCATTAAGGAAATTAAAGAAAAAAACCCAGATGTGGTTTTTATGGATATACAAATGCCGGGGATGGACGGCATTGAGACAATTCGTCAACTCAGGCCTCTATTTCCCCATATCATTTTTATTCTGGCTACGGCTTATGAACGCTTTGATATTGCTCAGAAAGCTATTCAACTAGGTGTATTCTCATACCTTGTAAAGCCCGTATCGAAAAACAAAATCCTCGAAGAACTGGACAAAGTTAAAAAGAATCTCGACAAGAGAAAAAAGGAAAGCGATAACCTCCTCGAGGAGGAACAGTTTCTCAAAAGAACCAGAAATGAAAATTTGAATAATTTTTTAACAAGTCTTATTTGGAAAAACCCTGATGAAAGTTCATGGAATGATTTCTGCCATCTCTTTTCCATAAATTGCGAAAGAGCAGCCATCTCTCTCATTGGGGGGCTTTCATCAGTTTCAGAGGAGATTCGAAGAGATCTTTATGGAAATCTTGTTCAAAAAATTCAGTATAAATACAATTGCCTCTCCTCAGAACTGGGCGATAAATTGATTCTCTTTTTTCCTGAAGAGAGGGAGATGAAGGATCTTGATAAGCAATTGAGACTCATTATCAATGAAGTAAATAAAGTCAATTTAGTCCTGGGCCTGGGTGGCTCCTATCATTTTTCTGAAATCACAAAATCTGTTTCTGAAGCCTTCCGGCCTTTTTCCGATTCAGACGAAAGTGAGAACAAAAGAAACAGAGAACAACGAAAAATATTCTCTGTTTTCAAAGGGATTCTTTGTAATGACAGAAATAAAGGTGAAGAGTTATTTAAGAATTTCTGGGTTGAAAAATTCAAACAAGACGAGTTCGGTGTTGCCAAAGGGAAAATGGTAGCTCTTTTTACCCTTCTTCTACATGATACAGAGAATCACATACTTATCAGGAGTAATTTTAATATTGATCCCGCCGAGGAGATCATGCCCCTTAAAACGATGGATGAGTGGGAGCTTTGGGCGGTATCGGCCATGACCGAGCTCTTTAATCTCCTGGATCTGCAGAAGAGCCAGACATATCCAAAACCATTAAAAAAAGCGCTTGCCTATATTGCAGAGAACTACAGTCACCAGCTTCAGCTGACGTCTGTGGCCGAAGAGTGTTCAGTAACGGGCAGCTATTTGAGTCGTTTATTTTCTGAACATATGGATACAAAATTCATCGATTACATTAACAGATACAGAGTTGATCAGGCTGTTCTCCTGCTGAGAGATGAAAATATTTCCATTAAAGAAGCATCATTTATGGTGGGATATCAGAATCCGAATTATTTCAGCAGGATATTTCGTAAAATAATGGGTATTTCTCCATCTGATCTTGGTAAAAGGAGCACTGTATAA
- a CDS encoding substrate-binding domain-containing protein, translating into MLQRITIIFLSVILFLSCSEKDDSEKEIIRIGFSAASETFLLERWDRDIKIFMHTARELGAEVIFAKSPGNALDQIPQIQYLLKQDIDVLVVIPQDKVLLGGVVQKTMDRGIPVLSYDRPIMDVPITGYVSFDNHEVGRLLSSALISRVPVGNYIIVNGSIHDNNSFQVNNGVHEILDPFIEKGDIKVIDEIWLELWSYDEALVEIGKVLDRTEDIQAISAANDLIAQAAVRLLSERQLAGKVAVVGQDADLVSCQSIVEGTQLMTVYKPIQKMAARAAGLAVSMAKNDMPEPDRYIDNNSSKEIPFYVDTPIPVYRENLDSTVISDGFHSREDVYRNATGQN; encoded by the coding sequence ATGCTGCAAAGAATTACTATCATTTTCCTGTCTGTTATTTTGTTTCTCTCCTGTTCTGAAAAAGATGATTCTGAAAAAGAAATAATCCGAATTGGATTTTCTGCAGCATCCGAGACATTTCTTCTTGAGAGATGGGACCGTGATATTAAGATTTTCATGCATACGGCCCGGGAGCTCGGAGCGGAAGTTATATTCGCCAAGTCTCCGGGAAATGCCCTTGATCAGATCCCTCAGATTCAGTATCTGCTTAAGCAGGATATTGATGTGCTCGTTGTCATTCCTCAGGACAAAGTCCTTCTCGGAGGCGTTGTTCAGAAGACCATGGATCGGGGAATTCCTGTTCTTTCTTACGACCGGCCAATTATGGATGTCCCTATTACCGGGTACGTCTCTTTTGACAATCATGAAGTGGGCAGGCTACTTTCATCGGCTCTTATCTCTCGTGTCCCTGTGGGTAACTATATTATTGTCAACGGATCCATACACGATAACAACAGTTTCCAGGTAAACAATGGAGTTCACGAAATCCTCGATCCATTTATAGAGAAAGGCGATATAAAAGTAATTGATGAAATATGGCTTGAGCTCTGGAGTTATGATGAAGCTCTTGTTGAAATCGGAAAAGTTCTCGATCGGACCGAAGATATACAGGCTATCTCAGCAGCCAATGACCTCATAGCCCAGGCTGCGGTCAGACTTCTTTCGGAGAGACAGTTGGCGGGAAAAGTTGCCGTTGTCGGGCAGGATGCTGATTTAGTGTCCTGTCAGAGTATTGTTGAAGGAACCCAACTGATGACTGTGTACAAACCTATTCAAAAAATGGCAGCGCGAGCGGCGGGGCTTGCTGTTTCCATGGCAAAAAACGATATGCCTGAACCCGATAGATATATCGATAATAATAGTAGTAAAGAGATTCCCTTCTATGTAGATACACCTATCCCCGTTTATAGAGAGAATCTTGACTCGACTGTTATCAGTGACGGGTTTCATTCGCGAGAAGATGTTTACCGAAACGCTACAGGACAAAACTAA